A genome region from Wielerella bovis includes the following:
- the rpsE gene encoding 30S ribosomal protein S5, whose amino-acid sequence MAKHETEERGDGLIEKMVAVNRVTKVVKGGRIMAFSALTVVGDGDGRIGMGKGKSREVPVAVQKAMDQARRNMIRVPLKNGTIHHEVIGKHGATRVFMQPAKEGSGVKAGGPMRLVFDALGVHNISAKVHGSTNPYNIVRATLDGLSKLYTPADIAAKRGLTVEEILGANHD is encoded by the coding sequence ATGGCAAAACATGAAACAGAAGAACGTGGCGATGGCTTGATTGAAAAAATGGTTGCTGTCAATCGCGTAACCAAAGTGGTTAAAGGTGGTCGCATTATGGCGTTCTCCGCTTTGACCGTAGTAGGTGATGGCGATGGTCGCATTGGTATGGGTAAAGGCAAATCTCGTGAAGTGCCTGTTGCTGTACAAAAAGCAATGGATCAAGCACGCCGTAATATGATTCGCGTACCTTTGAAAAACGGTACAATTCATCACGAAGTGATTGGCAAACATGGTGCAACCCGTGTTTTCATGCAGCCTGCAAAAGAAGGTAGCGGTGTGAAAGCGGGTGGTCCGATGCGCTTGGTATTTGATGCTTTGGGTGTGCATAACATTTCTGCAAAAGTACACGGTTCTACTAATCCTTACAACATTGTTCGCGCAACTTTGGATGGTTTGTCTAAATTGTACACACCTGCGGACATCGCTGCAAAACGTGGTTTGACCGTAGAAGAAATCTTGGGAGCAAACCATGACTGA
- the rplR gene encoding 50S ribosomal protein L18 codes for MNKKIARLRRARKTRARIADLKMVRLCVFRTNSHIYAQIISAEGDKVLASASTVEAEVRGSLKSGGNVEAATVVGKRIAEKAKAAGIEKVAFDRSGFQYHGRVKALAEAARENGLSF; via the coding sequence ATGAATAAAAAAATCGCAAGATTGCGCCGTGCACGCAAAACCCGTGCGCGTATCGCAGATTTGAAAATGGTGCGTTTGTGCGTGTTCCGCACCAACAGCCATATTTATGCTCAAATCATCAGTGCTGAAGGCGACAAAGTGTTGGCTTCTGCCTCTACTGTTGAAGCAGAAGTGCGTGGCAGCCTGAAATCAGGTGGTAACGTTGAAGCCGCAACTGTTGTTGGCAAACGCATTGCTGAAAAAGCCAAAGCGGCTGGCATTGAGAAAGTGGCTTTTGACCGTTCAGGTTTTCAATATCACGGTCGCGTGAAAGCTTTGGCTGAGGCTGCCCGTGAAAACGGTTTGAGCTTCTAA
- the rplF gene encoding 50S ribosomal protein L6: MSRVAKNPVTVPAGVEVNIGTDALIVKGKNGVLSLPLKGDVKVELTDGQLTFAVANESKHAAAMSGTVRALVANMVKGVSEGFEKKLQLIGVGYRAQAQGKTLNLSLGFSHPVNYEMPEGVSVATPSQTEIVLTGADKQAVGQVAAEIRAFRPPEPYKGKGVRYVGEVVVMKEAKKK; this comes from the coding sequence ATGTCTCGCGTAGCGAAAAATCCAGTAACTGTTCCTGCTGGCGTAGAAGTAAATATCGGAACAGATGCATTGATCGTAAAAGGTAAAAATGGCGTTTTGTCTTTGCCCTTGAAAGGTGATGTAAAAGTAGAATTGACCGATGGTCAGTTGACTTTTGCTGTGGCAAATGAAAGCAAGCATGCTGCTGCCATGTCTGGCACAGTTCGCGCTTTGGTTGCCAATATGGTTAAAGGCGTATCTGAGGGTTTTGAGAAAAAATTGCAATTGATTGGTGTGGGTTATCGCGCACAAGCACAAGGCAAAACTTTGAATTTGTCTTTGGGTTTCTCTCATCCTGTAAACTATGAGATGCCTGAGGGTGTGAGTGTTGCGACACCTTCTCAAACTGAAATCGTTTTGACTGGTGCAGACAAACAAGCTGTCGGTCAAGTAGCTGCTGAAATTCGTGCTTTCCGTCCGCCTGAGCCTTATAAAGGTAAAGGTGTTCGCTATGTTGGCGAAGTGGTGGTCATGAAAGAAGCTAAGAAGAAATAA
- the rpsH gene encoding 30S ribosomal protein S8 → MSMHDPISDMLTRIRNAQRSNKVVVAMPSSKLKCAIAKVLKEEGYIEDFSVSADAKPVLSINLKYYAGRPVIEQIKRVSRPGLRVYKGSDEIPAVMNGLGVAIVSTSKGVMTDRKARAAGIGGELLCIVA, encoded by the coding sequence ATGAGTATGCATGATCCTATTTCCGATATGTTGACCCGCATTCGCAACGCGCAACGCTCTAACAAAGTTGTCGTAGCAATGCCTTCTTCAAAATTGAAATGCGCCATCGCAAAAGTTTTGAAAGAAGAAGGTTATATCGAAGATTTTTCTGTATCTGCTGATGCGAAACCTGTGTTGTCCATTAACTTGAAATACTATGCAGGTCGCCCTGTAATTGAACAGATTAAACGTGTTTCACGCCCAGGTTTGCGTGTTTACAAAGGCTCTGATGAAATCCCTGCTGTGATGAACGGTTTGGGCGTTGCCATTGTCAGCACTTCAAAAGGTGTGATGACTGACCGTAAAGCGCGCGCTGCTGGTATTGGTGGCGAGTTGCTGTGTATTGTTGCCTAA
- the rpsN gene encoding 30S ribosomal protein S14 codes for MAKKALINRDAKRVALAKKYAAKRAAIFAVINDSNATDEERFEARLKLQSIPRNAAPVRQRRRCAITGRPRGVFRKFGLGRIKIREIAMRGAIPGVIKASW; via the coding sequence ATGGCGAAAAAAGCACTTATTAATCGTGATGCAAAGCGTGTGGCATTGGCAAAAAAATATGCAGCCAAACGCGCGGCGATTTTTGCCGTTATCAATGATTCAAATGCAACTGATGAAGAGCGTTTTGAAGCACGTTTGAAGTTGCAATCCATTCCTCGTAATGCTGCTCCAGTGCGTCAACGTCGTCGTTGCGCAATTACAGGGCGTCCACGCGGTGTATTCCGTAAATTTGGTTTGGGTCGCATTAAAATTCGTGAAATTGCCATGCGTGGTGCGATTCCCGGCGTGATTAAAGCCTCTTGGTAA
- the rplE gene encoding 50S ribosomal protein L5, whose product MARLQEYYKNTVVPELMKQFGYKSIMEVPRIEKITLNMGVGEAVADKKVMEHAVSDLQKIAGQKPVVTVARKSIAGFKIRDNYPVGCKVTLRRERMFEFLDRLVTIALPRVRDFRGVSGKSFDGSGNYNMGVREQIIFPEIEYDKIDALRGLNITITTTAKTDEEAKALLSLFKFPFKG is encoded by the coding sequence ATGGCGCGTTTACAAGAATATTACAAAAACACTGTTGTGCCTGAGTTGATGAAACAATTTGGTTACAAATCTATCATGGAAGTGCCTCGTATTGAAAAAATTACTTTGAATATGGGTGTTGGTGAAGCGGTTGCTGATAAAAAAGTGATGGAGCATGCTGTGTCTGATTTGCAAAAAATTGCAGGTCAGAAACCTGTAGTAACTGTAGCTCGTAAATCAATCGCAGGCTTTAAAATCCGTGATAACTATCCAGTTGGTTGTAAAGTAACATTGCGTCGTGAGCGCATGTTTGAATTTTTGGATCGTTTGGTAACGATTGCTTTGCCTCGTGTACGCGACTTCCGTGGTGTGAGTGGCAAATCTTTTGATGGTAGTGGTAACTACAATATGGGTGTGCGCGAACAAATCATTTTCCCAGAAATTGAGTATGATAAAATTGATGCGTTGCGCGGTTTGAATATCACTATTACCACTACTGCGAAAACGGACGAAGAAGCGAAAGCTTTGTTGTCATTGTTTAAATTCCCATTTAAAGGTTAA
- the rplX gene encoding 50S ribosomal protein L24 produces the protein MNKIIKGDQVIVIAGKDKGKQGQVVRVLGDKVVVEGVNVVKRHQKPNPMRGVEGGIINKEMPLAISNVAIFNPETKKADRVGIKLIEGEGKVKRVRVFKSNGAEVPANRGA, from the coding sequence ATGAACAAAATCATTAAAGGTGACCAAGTAATCGTAATTGCTGGTAAGGATAAAGGTAAACAAGGTCAGGTTGTTCGCGTATTGGGTGATAAGGTGGTTGTGGAAGGTGTTAACGTTGTAAAACGTCACCAAAAACCTAATCCTATGCGTGGTGTTGAAGGTGGTATTATCAACAAAGAAATGCCTTTGGCGATTTCTAATGTAGCCATTTTTAATCCTGAAACCAAAAAAGCAGACCGTGTTGGTATTAAATTGATTGAAGGCGAGGGCAAGGTAAAGCGTGTTCGCGTATTTAAATCAAATGGTGCAGAAGTGCCTGCTAATCGTGGAGCTTAA
- the rplN gene encoding 50S ribosomal protein L14 — MIQMQTILDVADNSGARRVMCIKVLGGSKRRYANVGDIIKVAVKDAAPRGRVKKGDVYNAVVVRTAKGIRRPDGALIKFDNNAAVLLNNKLEPMGTRIFGPVTRELRGERFMKIVSLAPEVL, encoded by the coding sequence ATGATTCAAATGCAGACCATCTTGGATGTTGCTGATAACTCTGGTGCGCGCCGTGTGATGTGTATCAAAGTTTTAGGTGGCTCCAAGCGTCGCTACGCTAATGTTGGCGACATTATTAAAGTAGCAGTTAAAGATGCTGCTCCTCGTGGGCGCGTTAAAAAGGGTGATGTTTACAATGCGGTTGTGGTTCGTACTGCAAAAGGTATTCGTCGTCCTGATGGCGCATTAATTAAATTTGACAACAATGCGGCTGTGTTGTTGAACAATAAGTTAGAGCCTATGGGGACTCGTATTTTTGGACCAGTAACCCGCGAATTGCGTGGCGAACGTTTTATGAAAATTGTTTCATTGGCACCCGAAGTGCTATAA
- the alr gene encoding alanine racemase, giving the protein MRPLVCEIRLNYLRENYQILKNIHGNKLLAVVKSNAYGHGAVQCAHALHDIADGFAVAFVDEAIELRVNGITKPIVVLEGVFQAAEYASVERYDLWTAVHQQSQLEELLAYDWQKPVTVWLKMDSGMHRSGFFPHNYAAAYTALKQNPKVAKIVKMTHLACADDADRGMTEMQMEAFDLGCEGLAGEESVANSAAMLDYAETHRDWGRAGLALYGIDPFGKLSGSLKPVMRLSSKVFAERVLQPHEPIGYGASFYTKRSTRVGLVAGGYADGYPRRAGTDTPVAINGVRSRLIGRISMDMLTVELNSSQVGVGAEVELFGDMVNINEVAHVAGTIPYEILCNIKRAKRVYSR; this is encoded by the coding sequence ATGCGACCATTAGTATGCGAAATTCGTTTAAATTATTTGCGTGAAAATTATCAAATTCTAAAAAATATTCATGGAAACAAATTATTAGCTGTTGTTAAATCCAATGCCTATGGACACGGTGCAGTACAATGTGCTCATGCGTTACACGATATTGCAGATGGTTTTGCCGTTGCGTTTGTAGATGAAGCCATAGAATTGCGCGTAAATGGCATTACCAAGCCGATTGTGGTTTTGGAAGGTGTTTTTCAGGCTGCCGAATATGCATCTGTTGAGCGTTATGATTTGTGGACAGCGGTTCATCAACAATCACAATTGGAAGAATTATTGGCATATGATTGGCAGAAACCTGTAACCGTTTGGTTGAAAATGGACAGTGGTATGCATCGTTCAGGATTTTTTCCACATAATTATGCGGCAGCTTACACCGCATTGAAACAAAATCCCAAAGTAGCCAAAATTGTGAAAATGACCCATTTGGCGTGCGCTGATGATGCCGACCGTGGCATGACGGAAATGCAAATGGAAGCGTTTGATTTAGGTTGCGAAGGTTTGGCAGGCGAGGAAAGCGTTGCCAATTCAGCTGCCATGTTGGATTATGCAGAAACACACCGCGATTGGGGGCGCGCAGGTTTAGCATTGTATGGTATTGACCCATTTGGCAAATTATCAGGCAGCCTGAAACCTGTGATGCGATTAAGCAGCAAAGTATTTGCCGAGCGCGTTTTGCAGCCACACGAGCCAATTGGTTACGGAGCAAGTTTTTATACCAAACGTTCTACGCGCGTTGGATTAGTGGCGGGCGGATATGCTGATGGTTATCCGCGCCGTGCTGGCACAGATACGCCTGTTGCAATTAATGGCGTACGTTCTCGCTTAATCGGTCGGATTTCTATGGATATGCTGACAGTTGAGTTAAATAGCAGTCAGGTAGGTGTAGGAGCAGAAGTAGAATTATTTGGGGATATGGTCAATATTAATGAAGTCGCCCATGTAGCAGGGACGATTCCTTATGAGATTTTATGCAATATAAAACGCGCGAAGCGTGTTTATTCAAGATGA